A single genomic interval of Helianthus annuus cultivar XRQ/B chromosome 6, HanXRQr2.0-SUNRISE, whole genome shotgun sequence harbors:
- the LOC110876475 gene encoding wiskott-Aldrich syndrome protein family member 2-like translates to MGGPSNPVSEVDSPPVAPPLPHMGYDNPIPSYAGPAAYNPFEQPAYSGYNYYNTPNVDPYNEAANYNALHPEGPFQAAYPTGYPAYGYQCPPPPQPPQQQPPQPPQIQPPQQQEILQRLHEVEQQQSSYVAESDEVNSHPRERNDTTKINVAGADLQAMIDNAVTRAIDRQFKESSGTRSRTLSAPHTKPPSKSHASHKDDSHQSSNQMSVPSKKVVLNQEPRVRPVLINILSPASPGTSQGKKEPLIV, encoded by the exons atgggtgggccttcaaacccAGTTTCTGAAGTCGACTCTCCGCCAGTCGCACCACCACTACCGCACATGGGTTATGATAACCCAATCCCTTCTTACGCTGGTCCAGCGGCatataacccgtttgagcagccagctTATTCGGGTTACAACTACTACAATACCCCTAATGTTGACCCGTATAACGAGGCAGCCAACTACAATGCTCTTCATCCTGAGGGACCCTTTCAAGCTGCGTACCCAACTGGGTACCCAGCATATGGGTATCAAtgcccgccacctcctcaacctccgcAGCAACAGCCGCCGCAGCCACCACAGATCCAACCACCACAGCAGCAGGAAATCCTTCAGCGGTTGCACGAGGTGGAACAGCAG caatcaagctacgtGGCTGAATCAGATGAGGTTAATAGTCACCCTAGGGAAAGGAATGATACCACCAAAATCAATGTGGCTGGTGCGGATTTGCAAGCaatgatagataatgctgtcacCCGAGCTATAGACAGACAATTCAAAGAATCAAGTGGTACTCGTAGCAGGACCCTATCTGCACCTCATACAAAACCACCCTCCAAGTCACACGCATCTCATAAGGATGATTCTCATCAATCATCAAACCAAATGAGTGTCCCGTCTAAGAAGGTTGTGCTCAATCAAGAGCCACGTGTTAGACCTGTtcttataaatattttgtctcctgcaagcccagggaCTTCACAGGGGAAAAAGGAGCCATTGATTGTATGA